In one Nitrospirota bacterium genomic region, the following are encoded:
- a CDS encoding metal-dependent hydrolase, translating to MSGKTHAAVAAAVGVWTGGMSAPAWTLAVVLGGMLPDVDEPWSAIGRRLWWLAWPLKLLVGHRTLSHSILGVIGAGTVIWFIGLHHGWTREIPLGIMLGMLIHILLDALSGSVMVWWPRPTRVSVARWPVFGWQDRILCGLAGFAAIVGLGLAGHQDLGSTLSGLLARP from the coding sequence ATGAGCGGCAAGACTCACGCCGCGGTCGCGGCAGCCGTGGGCGTCTGGACGGGAGGGATGTCGGCGCCGGCCTGGACCCTTGCGGTGGTCCTTGGTGGGATGCTCCCGGACGTCGATGAGCCCTGGTCAGCGATCGGCCGGCGGCTGTGGTGGCTGGCGTGGCCGCTCAAGCTCCTCGTGGGGCACCGGACACTCTCGCATTCCATCCTGGGCGTGATCGGCGCCGGCACGGTCATCTGGTTCATTGGCCTGCACCATGGCTGGACGAGAGAAATTCCTCTTGGGATCATGCTGGGCATGCTGATTCATATCCTGTTGGATGCCCTCTCCGGGTCTGTCATGGTGTGGTGGCCGCGGCCGACACGCGTGAGTGTGGCCCGGTGGCCGGTCTTCGGATGGCAAGATCGGATCCTCTGCGGCCTGGCCGGGTTCGCGGCCATCGTGGGGCTGGGTTTGGCGGGGCATCAGGACCTCGGCTCGACGCTCTCCGGACTGCTCGCTCGGCCGTAA